Genomic window (Cucumis sativus cultivar 9930 chromosome 2, Cucumber_9930_V3, whole genome shotgun sequence):
tttttccttttctgagtacataattttttctctttgattatgtttttagtttctatatatgtttaatttcaaaattttatgaaaaaaaatccaatgaacgaatatatttgtttagaaatagtatacaaaatatttatcgaATAAATCCTTACATTACCCTGATGGAAGAAATAACTATCCACACATCTTTCCAGTACtttagaacaaaaatttaaagagaattaaaaaagaaataaggaaAAACCCCATTAGTTATATTGTGTGTAATTCTAATACCAACAACTGTAGCAGAATTTCATTGTATTATAGAAGATCAAAGAGAACTTTGTTGCAACTCTAACCTATAGACCTAGATGTGTTTTATTCGATAATAATTCATaggaaaattttgagtttggtGTGATCCAATTGCAACCACTCAAAACTTGAGGTCTcgtctatttatttttcttttggaattcTTATAACTTTGTAAACGAAAGGgttaaattacattaataatagataattttttttttaaaaaaatagcaacaatcctaaaaaaagtaaataacaagaaaataaacaacaacTGAGGGAAGTAGAGATTACaatcttaatttttgaaaattaaataattaacaaacgGATTTTTGTGGGATAAGAATTGTGTTTATATgtcttataaattataaattatgttggttttatttccatttttataatGTGGTTTGCCTAAatcctaaaaataaaaatcttaaaatatatacattttttttaaaaaaaattatagcaagaattctaaattctttttataatttgtaaatattttgaggcTGTTTAcgaaataattttcttttttcacaacAAAGTTTCTTAAAAGAGAGACAAACATAATTTTGGTAAactgaaatgaaaaaaaaaaaagtaatagttatcaaattgaattgggttttatataattttggttttgttcaAGTTGGAGAAGTGtacaatctaaaaaaaatcaagaataatGAGATTCATAGCCAATTAGcaacctcaaaattttcaaacaaatcataatctttttttaagaaaaatatatgtatatactaaAGAATAGGGAAAAGtcccccaaaaaaaaataaaaacctaattgaagagagagaaagaatggTATAGAGAAAAATGGATGGATGATGAGTTGAGAGTATATACTAACTTCCAATTGAGATCACCAGCAAGAAGAAGATCATTTTCAATATCTTCATAAGCAACAATATATCCCGGCACCGCGTTCGTCAGGTCCAGCCCCCGCTCCCCGGAGTCTTCACCATCGTTGTCGTCGTCGTCCACGAACATCCGTCTCAAAGCCTTCGCCAAGCTCTCGTAGCTTCCATGTTTGTGGAGGCTGATCCGTTGACAGATCGCTCTCCCTTCTAACACCACCGTGACCGGCGGAATCACCGCCGCAAAATCCTCCTCCGCCTGTTGCGGTGGACTCACTCTCCTGTCTGCCCACCGCGTCATCTTGAAATACTCTGCAGCGGCAGCGGCAGCAGGGGATTGAGTTGCATTCATCagatttgagagagagagagagaaataaaagaagcAAGTATTgggtttaatttgttttgttttgggaagaaaaattatatatatatatatgagatggcataaaaataataatgagagAAATAAGACAAAAGTTAGAGAAGTGTCCCAAAATCCAAGCAGTGaatatattatgaaaatttgctacatttacatttttgtccttttaaatattttacttttgaacattttgaaatgaaaaaaaaatcttactACCATTTAATCAGCTATAGAACATACTTATGTGATTgagtatttttaattaaatatatgtgaggaaacttttttctcaaaaacaaaataaataaacacgTGAGTGAAGTCACTAACCAAAATTTGACTTCAGGATAAAATATGgtattaatgtttatttaaatttaacgaattaaaaagaatttagttgaattttttttttactaatctCTAACATTATTTTCTTACTGGTAACATACAACAAGAAACTAATTAACATCATCCCTCACCTGAAATAATTagttgatattatattgttttaaaaaaactatttatctgatttaatttatattttgttgtcggaagtcaaatatttaatttttgtaggGTTATGTATTTACCTTTCAacatatttgtgtttttaaatttgaattgtcCTAAATgttaatacaacaaaaataaaatcaacctTTGGtttcaagtaattaaaaaattaataatttcaaagtaACTAcgattaattgttttaaaaatatatctttttaaaaaattcgaAATGCGtgtatttctttttgaaattagtttataatatttaatagttttttacGGTAACTTAATCTAAGTATAAACATCgttaatataattttgcatataaaatagattaaaCAAACGTATAagtgtttagattttaaactcattttaaaaaaaaaattctaaaaaatttacttaaaaataatattttttaacatacCCTAAGTTTAAAtcagaagattaaaaaaaactaattaaagaaAGCCACTAGTAGGAGTGGAGGTAGAAAAGATCTATCTACATCTATATCTTTCATCTTTATTATATCTAGTTGTGATGTCAATAAATATTCGATTGTAAACATATTTTGAATGAATAGTTAAGTGTTAGgtctatatataattaattagacgAATTGTTCCATGAAGTTAATCGAAGTTTGCATAAATTGACTTGGACACTCACCAGTCAcgaatatataaaataaaatagaaaaacacagttataaaaacaattttttttttttttttgctaaagttgtattaaaataattcttatttattaatcatttcattatatatcACACAGTGTTGGATAGATGAAAGTTAACACAACATACTGACCATCAACTTGGTATCTATGTGTAGTCTAacacaaaac
Coding sequences:
- the LOC101203679 gene encoding auxin-responsive protein IAA33, which produces MNATQSPAAAAAAEYFKMTRWADRRVSPPQQAEEDFAAVIPPVTVVLEGRAICQRISLHKHGSYESLAKALRRMFVDDDDNDGEDSGERGLDLTNAVPGYIVAYEDIENDLLLAGDLNWNDFVRVAKRIRILPVKANSRRGRAN